The following coding sequences are from one Paenibacillus tundrae window:
- a CDS encoding carbohydrate ABC transporter permease → MAASGTDRMVVVPKENYHMHRVRNKTSDLLYSIFRYALVIGISFIILYPLFLKISVTFKDKQDIYNPTIYMIPQHFTLDNIKLAAQVMDYLPLLANTLLFVTITTILTAISCALAGYGFARFSFPGSNVLFVLVILTILVPTSTLMVPMYLHFRSFDFMGIIHLFTGRDGINLLNTYWPSIITAATAGGLKAGLFIYIFRQFFKGMPKEIEEAALIDGAGGFRTFARIMLPNAISPLITVILFSFVWQYNDTFYSALFMSESPLISLKVASLPAQANQLIPQLMGFGSNSGMKADPNYVAMIVDTGILLAIAPLIILYLFVQRYFVESIERSGIVG, encoded by the coding sequence ATGGCTGCGTCCGGAACAGATCGCATGGTAGTCGTCCCCAAAGAAAACTATCATATGCATAGGGTGCGAAACAAAACATCGGACCTGCTCTATTCCATCTTCCGATATGCACTGGTAATTGGAATTTCGTTTATTATCCTATATCCATTGTTTCTCAAAATTTCGGTTACCTTCAAGGATAAGCAGGATATATATAATCCAACGATCTATATGATTCCGCAGCATTTCACGTTGGATAATATCAAGCTAGCGGCGCAGGTGATGGATTACTTGCCTTTGCTTGCGAACACGCTCTTATTTGTAACCATCACCACCATACTCACGGCAATATCTTGTGCTCTTGCTGGATATGGATTTGCGCGTTTTTCTTTTCCGGGTAGTAATGTGTTATTCGTACTCGTCATTCTTACGATTTTGGTGCCGACCAGCACCTTGATGGTGCCGATGTATCTGCACTTCCGTAGCTTTGACTTTATGGGTATTATTCATCTGTTTACCGGGCGAGATGGAATTAATTTGCTCAATACGTACTGGCCGTCCATTATTACAGCAGCAACTGCGGGAGGGCTAAAGGCGGGTTTGTTCATTTATATTTTCCGTCAGTTTTTCAAAGGCATGCCTAAAGAAATCGAAGAAGCCGCATTGATCGACGGTGCGGGTGGATTTCGAACATTTGCTAGAATTATGTTACCCAATGCCATATCACCGCTGATTACAGTCATTCTGTTTTCATTTGTATGGCAGTATAACGATACATTCTACTCGGCATTGTTCATGAGCGAGAGCCCACTTATCTCACTTAAGGTCGCTTCATTACCTGCACAGGCGAACCAATTGATTCCGCAACTGATGGGCTTTGGTTCCAACTCGGGTATGAAGGCAGACCCCAACTATGTTGCGATGATTGTAGATACAGGCATTTTATTAGCCATTGCACCGTTAATTATTTTGTATTTGTTCGTACAGCGGTATTTCGTTGAGAGTATCGAACGTTCTGGAATCGTTGGTTAA
- a CDS encoding DUF1349 domain-containing protein: MNLFEQCSGQTLSSNLQWLNEPAEWFIQDGNVTITVPPVSDFFIDPAGAAVKASAPYLHTVIKRDFSIVARIEVDMREQYDSGCLMIMADDVHWAKVCFEFFEGQPSILSVVTRGNSDDCVSSPVDVNRPYLRIARAGNSFAFHYSQDGEKWKLVRYFGMECPEEIKVGIVAQSPVGQGSKSTFTEVELQYGVDTDIRRVK, translated from the coding sequence ATGAATCTATTTGAGCAATGTTCAGGTCAAACGTTATCCTCCAATTTGCAATGGTTGAATGAGCCAGCAGAGTGGTTCATTCAGGATGGAAATGTCACGATTACCGTTCCACCGGTAAGTGATTTTTTTATTGATCCAGCAGGTGCGGCGGTAAAGGCTTCAGCACCATACCTACATACAGTGATTAAGCGTGATTTCAGTATTGTTGCAAGAATAGAGGTGGATATGAGAGAGCAGTATGATTCGGGGTGTCTGATGATTATGGCAGATGATGTACACTGGGCTAAAGTATGTTTCGAATTCTTCGAAGGTCAGCCTTCTATTCTGAGTGTTGTGACACGGGGGAATTCCGATGATTGCGTATCATCCCCTGTAGACGTGAACAGGCCATATTTGCGCATTGCTCGCGCGGGTAACAGCTTTGCCTTCCATTACTCACAAGATGGCGAGAAGTGGAAGCTGGTTCGATATTTTGGCATGGAATGTCCTGAAGAGATTAAAGTGGGTATCGTCGCCCAATCTCCTGTCGGACAGGGAAGCAAGTCAACATTTACAGAGGTAGAGCTTCAGTATGGTGTAGACACAGATATTCGCCGTGTGAAGTGA
- a CDS encoding carbohydrate ABC transporter permease, with product MRTIRLSLKSRRALLGLAFISPWLLGFIFLFVTPLLQSIRFSLSNLSVAPGGYVLDFVGLKNFKDAILVDATFNRILLDSVGAMLLNVPMILFFSLFTATLLNQKFKGRTMARAIFFLPVILASSAVAAAESAGLINMMGDVSAVDSSVDGGASFNVVSIVRMLSDVGLPMAYVDYIVEAIMRIYEIVSSSGVQILIFLAALQSVPGSMYEVAKIEGATAYESFWKITFPMVSPLILTNVIYTIIDSFAGSPVTEAIYQTAFKTQNFGLSSAMSWLYTIVIGLVLVVVGWVLSRRVHYN from the coding sequence ATGAGAACGATTCGATTATCGCTAAAATCACGGAGAGCGTTGCTTGGCCTTGCCTTTATCTCACCATGGCTGCTAGGCTTCATCTTTCTCTTCGTAACACCGTTGCTGCAATCGATTCGGTTCAGTTTGAGTAATTTATCGGTTGCCCCTGGAGGATATGTACTGGATTTCGTCGGGTTGAAGAACTTCAAGGATGCGATCCTAGTCGATGCAACCTTTAACCGTATTTTGTTAGATTCGGTCGGCGCGATGCTGCTGAATGTCCCGATGATCCTCTTCTTTAGTTTGTTCACGGCGACATTATTGAACCAGAAGTTTAAGGGGAGAACGATGGCACGTGCAATTTTCTTTCTTCCCGTCATTCTGGCTTCAAGTGCAGTAGCGGCGGCTGAGTCTGCGGGGTTGATTAATATGATGGGGGATGTCTCTGCTGTCGATTCGTCCGTGGACGGAGGCGCGTCCTTTAACGTTGTATCTATTGTGCGCATGCTCTCTGACGTGGGATTACCTATGGCTTATGTTGACTATATTGTGGAAGCTATTATGCGTATTTACGAGATCGTCAGCAGTTCAGGTGTGCAGATTCTGATCTTTCTTGCCGCGCTGCAGTCTGTGCCTGGTTCAATGTACGAGGTAGCCAAGATTGAAGGCGCGACAGCTTATGAGTCGTTCTGGAAAATTACATTCCCCATGGTCAGCCCGCTGATTCTGACGAATGTCATCTATACCATTATCGATTCATTTGCTGGAAGTCCGGTCACGGAGGCTATTTATCAGACGGCATTCAAAACCCAAAACTTCGGTCTCAGCTCGGCGATGTCCTGGCTATACACGATCGTCATTGGACTCGTGCTGGTTGTTGTCGGCTGGGTGTTGTCCCGGCGTGTTCACTATAACTAA
- a CDS encoding DUF5696 domain-containing protein, which yields MNKKQRLYTVLAGGVAVVIIAAGLLYINNRGIPAVEVAAYAQTTTEAQPTEVDALRFLTDASEGVPGMKLVAEDTGLALYYNEETTEIAVRDGNSGQIWYSNPEARNEDGLASGYEKEVLSSQLNVSFRDAIGTLENYPNFSSSISNKQFVASNIEQGIRVSYTLGDTSLGINALPKLISKQRLEEKVLSKLDETAARYTSARYYPSKANPDVLERLDGQISKQLVLNKMLDAFETAGYSEEDLAYDNQENGVEGGGTSEKPSFEIPVEYRLEEGTLLVTVPLSQVKESGQYRIRNIDLLAYFGAADAEEEGYMFVPDGSGSLIHLNNGKIKEEQYVQRVYGMDPNDNSLSRPQVSESAHMPVFGLKSGDRAWFAIIEKGDAMASIAADIGGRQNSYNHVYSSFSLRGEDELEMYTSQKMQEIQLLSEEPFRGDIQVRYQFLQGNDASYSGMARLYQQQLMNQDVLKPLIDQEDIPFYVNVLGAVDKRASFLGVPYRTTLAMTTYEQAGTIAEELQQKGLKHVQMRYQGWFGGGFSHHTPTRVKLDSEVGSSSELKQLSEQLRESGGALFPDVAFQHIYHNDSRFAPSADAARFVTKETAQLYPYNPALNRMDQSRNDYYLLSAAKLPYVVSEFAEKVGKLELQGLSLRDLGQVLSSDYRDSRVIHRETAKNIVQEQLEKLQQAYPNMMLSSANAYAWGYAQHIVDVPGGSSRFNITDEEVPFYEMVIHGYKDYAGSPMNTSGDQDLRKQLLRSLELGAAPQFQWTYEPSSLLKLTNYDSAYATDYVYWVDEAVELYQEANEVLRGLRTQTIVDHKRIQDGVVQVNYSGGAQILVNYTSEPVTVDNIVVGAADYALKGVNR from the coding sequence GTGAACAAAAAGCAACGACTATACACGGTGCTGGCCGGCGGTGTAGCTGTGGTGATCATTGCAGCCGGGCTGTTGTATATCAATAACCGGGGCATTCCTGCTGTTGAAGTTGCGGCTTATGCCCAGACAACAACGGAAGCGCAGCCAACCGAGGTGGATGCACTTCGTTTCTTGACAGACGCATCTGAGGGCGTGCCGGGTATGAAGCTGGTGGCCGAGGATACGGGACTTGCGCTCTACTACAATGAAGAGACGACCGAAATAGCGGTTCGTGACGGGAATAGCGGTCAGATTTGGTACAGCAATCCGGAAGCGCGAAATGAGGATGGTCTGGCCTCGGGATATGAGAAAGAGGTATTGTCCTCTCAGCTCAACGTTTCCTTCCGTGATGCAATCGGTACGTTGGAGAATTACCCCAATTTTAGCTCCAGTATTAGTAACAAACAATTTGTCGCATCCAATATTGAACAGGGAATCCGCGTGAGCTATACCCTTGGGGATACTTCGCTTGGCATTAATGCGTTGCCTAAACTGATCAGTAAACAGCGGCTGGAAGAAAAGGTACTCTCCAAGCTGGATGAAACCGCAGCCCGGTATACATCTGCTCGTTATTATCCGAGCAAAGCGAATCCGGATGTATTGGAAAGACTGGATGGACAGATATCTAAACAGCTTGTTCTGAACAAGATGTTGGATGCATTTGAGACCGCAGGATACAGTGAGGAAGATCTAGCCTATGACAATCAGGAGAATGGTGTCGAGGGTGGAGGCACATCGGAGAAGCCTAGTTTCGAAATTCCAGTGGAGTATCGGTTAGAGGAAGGAACACTTCTTGTAACTGTACCGCTGAGTCAGGTAAAAGAGAGTGGACAATACCGTATTCGTAATATTGATCTGCTTGCTTATTTTGGAGCTGCCGATGCTGAAGAAGAGGGATATATGTTTGTACCTGATGGTTCGGGCAGCCTGATTCATCTGAACAATGGGAAGATTAAGGAAGAGCAGTATGTACAACGTGTCTACGGTATGGATCCCAACGATAATTCTCTAAGTCGGCCGCAAGTGAGTGAGTCTGCTCATATGCCTGTCTTTGGACTAAAGAGCGGTGATCGTGCTTGGTTTGCCATCATTGAGAAGGGTGATGCGATGGCTAGCATTGCCGCAGATATCGGTGGCAGACAGAATAGCTACAACCACGTGTATAGCAGCTTCTCCTTACGCGGTGAGGATGAATTGGAGATGTATACGTCGCAGAAAATGCAAGAGATCCAGTTACTTAGTGAAGAACCGTTTCGCGGAGATATTCAAGTGCGCTATCAATTCCTTCAGGGGAATGATGCCAGTTATTCTGGGATGGCAAGGTTATATCAGCAGCAGCTAATGAATCAAGATGTATTGAAACCATTGATTGATCAAGAGGATATTCCTTTCTATGTGAACGTGCTTGGTGCGGTGGACAAAAGAGCTTCTTTCCTGGGGGTACCTTATCGTACTACATTAGCGATGACCACTTACGAGCAAGCGGGCACCATTGCAGAAGAACTTCAGCAAAAGGGTCTGAAGCACGTTCAAATGCGATATCAGGGATGGTTTGGTGGCGGATTCAGTCATCATACACCAACACGAGTGAAGCTGGATTCGGAAGTGGGGAGTTCATCGGAGTTGAAGCAGCTCTCTGAGCAATTGCGTGAATCAGGTGGCGCATTGTTCCCGGATGTAGCCTTCCAGCATATCTATCACAACGATTCTCGTTTTGCACCTTCCGCAGATGCGGCGCGTTTCGTTACCAAGGAGACCGCTCAGCTGTATCCTTACAATCCTGCCTTGAACCGAATGGATCAGAGTAGAAACGACTACTATCTGCTCTCCGCAGCCAAACTTCCATATGTAGTCAGTGAGTTCGCTGAGAAGGTAGGCAAGTTGGAGCTACAAGGGTTATCCCTGCGTGATCTCGGTCAGGTGCTAAGCTCGGATTATCGGGATAGTCGTGTCATTCATAGGGAGACGGCAAAGAACATTGTGCAAGAACAGCTTGAAAAGTTACAGCAGGCTTACCCGAATATGATGCTTTCATCAGCTAATGCATATGCCTGGGGCTACGCTCAGCATATTGTGGATGTGCCCGGAGGCTCAAGCCGGTTTAATATCACCGATGAGGAAGTACCGTTTTACGAGATGGTTATTCATGGATACAAAGACTATGCAGGTTCACCTATGAATACGTCAGGAGATCAAGATTTGCGCAAACAATTGCTACGTAGTCTGGAGCTCGGAGCAGCACCACAATTTCAATGGACCTATGAGCCATCATCACTCCTGAAGCTGACGAATTACGATTCGGCATATGCTACGGACTATGTGTACTGGGTGGATGAAGCTGTAGAGCTATATCAGGAAGCCAATGAAGTACTCCGTGGTTTGAGAACCCAAACAATCGTAGATCATAAACGGATACAGGACGGGGTTGTGCAGGTCAATTACAGTGGTGGTGCACAGATCCTCGTTAACTATACCTCGGAGCCGGTTACGGTGGATAACATCGTTGTGGGTGCGGCGGACTACGCGCTGAAAGGAGTTAACCGATGA